In Arcobacter ellisii, a genomic segment contains:
- a CDS encoding NAD(P)-dependent oxidoreductase gives MPIGFIGLGNLGQAICKRLSDVGETLVVYNRNKEKIKDLPYEKADTPRDVLLKCDIVFMCLFDSNAVSHILSGENGLLGEIIEGKTIIDLTTNHYEDVLKFHDAVNSMNGNYLENPVFGSVAPALKGELTVVSSGKTEVFEAVKPLLEKIAKEIFHLEIPASATKMKLINNLCLGSFMATLAECTALAENCNIDKTKALEILGVGGGQSLVLKAKTQKLIDEDFSAHFSNNAINKDLHLLQDLAYNLKLPLYSACVPKELFSKMKMMGKGEEDFSSIYQLFKK, from the coding sequence ATGCCAATAGGATTTATAGGATTGGGAAATTTAGGACAAGCCATTTGTAAAAGATTGAGCGATGTTGGCGAAACATTAGTAGTTTATAATAGAAATAAAGAAAAAATAAAAGATTTACCTTATGAAAAAGCTGATACACCAAGAGATGTGTTATTAAAATGTGATATTGTTTTTATGTGTCTTTTTGATAGTAATGCGGTAAGTCATATTTTATCGGGTGAAAATGGCTTATTAGGTGAAATAATTGAGGGAAAAACAATAATTGATTTAACAACAAATCATTATGAAGATGTATTAAAATTCCATGATGCTGTAAATTCAATGAATGGAAATTATTTAGAAAATCCTGTTTTTGGTTCAGTTGCTCCTGCATTAAAAGGTGAATTAACAGTTGTAAGTTCTGGAAAAACAGAAGTTTTTGAGGCTGTAAAACCTCTTTTAGAAAAAATTGCAAAAGAGATTTTTCATTTAGAAATACCAGCGAGTGCCACAAAAATGAAACTTATAAACAATCTATGTTTAGGTTCATTTATGGCAACACTTGCAGAGTGTACAGCTTTGGCTGAAAATTGTAATATAGATAAAACAAAAGCTTTGGAAATTTTAGGAGTTGGTGGTGGTCAATCACTTGTATTAAAAGCAAAAACTCAAAAACTAATAGATGAAGATTTTTCTGCTCATTTTTCAAATAATGCAATAAATAAAGATTTGCATCTTTTACAAGATTTAGCATATAATCTAAAATTACCACTTTATAGTGCGTGCGTCCCAAAAGAGCTGTTTTCTAAAATGAAGATGATGGGAAAAGGTGAAGAGGATTTCTCTTCAATTTATCAATTATTTAAAAAATAA
- a CDS encoding transporter substrate-binding domain-containing diguanylate cyclase, whose amino-acid sequence MYNFLLKLSIIFLLVLDLYASKVEVLNNNISTNIDKLSNQLKYLLPNYKESSNDISNLLNIYYQHYEKIQAFEIVLNNKTIYSSYKNSSDIFILKDEPLPIEIKKTPEIYEKDILSNDNKFLGKLIVYFKNEINFTQEELDYLKNKKILKVQNDSNLTPYNFNENGIAKGYSIDYMNLIANKLALRVEYIPGIWDDFLNMLENNQLDLMLNVLKSKQREERFLFSDIPYLLLSPAMITRIGERDYHSFSEIDGKTIALVKGYHSYDRVKKDYPNVKIFPTDNTLEMIKAVANKDADLAYGLRDVLEYNINKHLISNLKISNNIDDEKFGFYITFNKENEILKSIIYKAEKLISKSELEELNQKWFHKIMQTQFSGENHLFSKEEINYLNEKQNISICVDPNFLPYEQITKEGKYVGIVSDIVKQLSQNTNIKFQLNVTKSWNESFEMVKNKECDILPFAVQTNSREAFFNFTQPYLKFPIVIATKDNEFFINSLKDIENEKIAMIKDYALIEILKYKYPNINIVEVNNTKEGLEKVNKNEIYAFVDSLPSITYARQKNNIQNIKISGKISEDLLARIAVRNDEQILLNILNKAINSLKDEEKDRITTKWITIVKEKQFNAELLIKIVSTVVALFVFTIIFLIYRSNLKLNILNKKLEKLSQTDKLTSLFNRAKLDSILESELNVYKRYKEPLSLIIADIDFFKNINDTYGHTTGDVILKEFAQVLSKNIRETDFIGRWGGEEFLIILPKAKENKALITAENLRVAVEKFNFYHNIKITASFGVYECKESNPTKCISKADKALYKAKNSNRNCVKSYSEI is encoded by the coding sequence ATGTATAACTTTTTATTAAAACTTTCAATAATCTTTTTATTAGTCTTAGATTTATATGCATCCAAAGTTGAAGTATTAAATAATAATATTAGTACAAATATAGATAAACTATCAAATCAGTTGAAATATCTTCTTCCAAATTATAAAGAATCTTCAAATGATATTTCTAATCTTTTAAATATTTATTATCAACATTATGAAAAAATTCAAGCTTTTGAAATAGTTCTCAATAATAAAACTATCTATAGTTCATATAAAAATAGTTCTGATATTTTTATTTTAAAAGATGAACCTTTGCCAATTGAGATAAAAAAAACTCCTGAAATTTATGAAAAAGATATTTTAAGTAATGATAATAAATTTTTAGGAAAATTAATCGTTTATTTTAAAAATGAGATTAACTTTACTCAAGAAGAGTTAGATTATTTAAAAAATAAAAAAATATTAAAAGTTCAAAATGATTCAAATCTTACTCCTTATAATTTCAATGAAAATGGTATTGCAAAAGGTTATTCAATAGATTATATGAATTTAATTGCAAATAAATTGGCTTTAAGAGTTGAATATATTCCTGGTATTTGGGATGATTTTTTAAATATGCTTGAAAATAATCAATTGGATTTGATGCTAAATGTTTTAAAATCAAAACAAAGAGAAGAGAGATTTTTATTTTCTGATATTCCATATCTTTTATTAAGTCCAGCAATGATTACAAGAATCGGAGAAAGAGATTATCACTCTTTTAGTGAAATTGATGGAAAAACTATCGCCCTTGTAAAAGGTTATCACAGTTACGATAGAGTAAAAAAAGATTATCCAAATGTAAAAATATTTCCAACTGATAATACACTTGAAATGATAAAAGCTGTTGCAAATAAAGATGCTGATTTAGCCTATGGATTAAGAGATGTTTTAGAATATAACATAAATAAACATCTAATTTCTAATCTAAAAATTTCAAATAATATTGATGATGAAAAATTTGGGTTTTATATCACATTTAACAAAGAAAATGAAATTCTAAAAAGTATTATTTATAAAGCAGAAAAATTAATATCAAAAAGTGAATTAGAGGAATTAAACCAAAAATGGTTTCATAAAATTATGCAAACTCAATTTAGTGGAGAAAATCATCTATTTTCAAAAGAAGAGATAAATTACTTAAATGAGAAACAAAATATTTCTATTTGCGTTGACCCAAATTTTTTACCATATGAACAAATAACAAAAGAGGGAAAATATGTTGGAATTGTTTCAGATATAGTAAAACAACTATCACAAAACACCAATATAAAATTTCAATTAAATGTAACAAAATCATGGAATGAATCATTTGAAATGGTAAAAAATAAAGAGTGTGATATTTTGCCTTTTGCTGTTCAAACAAACAGTAGAGAAGCTTTTTTCAACTTTACACAACCCTATTTAAAATTTCCAATAGTTATTGCAACAAAAGATAATGAATTTTTCATAAATTCATTAAAAGATATCGAAAATGAAAAAATTGCAATGATAAAAGATTATGCACTTATTGAAATACTAAAATATAAATATCCAAATATTAATATTGTAGAAGTTAATAATACAAAAGAAGGATTAGAAAAAGTAAATAAAAATGAAATCTATGCTTTTGTTGATTCTTTGCCTAGTATCACATATGCTAGACAAAAAAATAATATTCAAAATATTAAAATTAGTGGGAAAATTTCTGAAGATTTACTTGCAAGAATTGCAGTTAGAAATGATGAACAAATTTTATTAAACATTTTAAATAAAGCAATTAATTCATTAAAAGATGAAGAAAAAGATAGAATCACAACAAAATGGATAACAATTGTTAAAGAAAAACAGTTTAATGCCGAACTATTAATAAAAATTGTTTCTACTGTTGTTGCTTTATTTGTTTTTACAATTATATTTTTAATTTATCGTTCTAATTTAAAACTAAATATTCTTAACAAAAAACTTGAAAAACTATCACAAACAGATAAACTCACTTCTCTTTTCAATAGAGCAAAACTTGATTCTATTTTAGAAAGTGAATTAAATGTTTATAAAAGATATAAAGAGCCTCTTAGTTTAATAATTGCAGATATTGATTTTTTCAAAAATATAAATGATACATACGGTCATACAACTGGTGATGTTATTTTAAAAGAGTTTGCACAAGTTTTATCTAAAAATATTAGAGAAACAGATTTTATTGGAAGATGGGGAGGAGAAGAGTTTTTAATTATTCTGCCAAAAGCAAAAGAAAATAAAGCTCTAATTACAGCTGAAAATCTAAGAGTTGCTGTTGAAAAATTCAATTTTTATCATAATATAAAGATTACAGCAAGTTTTGGTGTTTATGAATGTAAAGAGAGTAATCCAACAAAATGTATTTCAAAAGCGGATAAAGCCCTTTATAAAGCAAAAAATTCAAATAGAAATTGTGTTAAATCTTATAGTGAGATATAA
- the tkt gene encoding transketolase yields the protein MSKQLLQKQADTIRFLAADMVQQANSGHPGAPMGLADIATVLSKHLNVNPADEKWLNRDRLVFSGGHATGLVYSLLHLWGFDVSVNDMKNFRQTHSKTPGHPEYGHTHGIEITTGPLGQGIANAVGFAMAGKYAQNLLGSDVINHKVYCLCGDGDLQEGISYEATATAGHLKLDNLVIIYDSNNITIEGEATIAWSENVKKRFQAIDFEVIEIDGHNFDQIDKALVAAKSSTLPVLIIAKTAIAKGAVTMEGSHHSHGAPLGEDEIAKSKEKAGFNPEEKFFVPADVKGAFDKLIVGSTAQNAWMESLSAETKAKIAQLQNPDFDSIEYPTFEADSSVATRDSNHKILNAIAKAIPGFLGGSADLAPSNKTELMGMGDFPNGRNIHFGIKEHAMAAITNAMNLYGLFRVYSATFFVFSDYLKPSARIAALAGIPQHFVWTHDSIGVGEDGPTHQPIEHLSQFRALPNFYTFRPADATENVDSWKVALKMKAPTAFVCSRQGLKVLKDEKAYGSVANGAYLLKQRENANITIMASGSELMLALQTACSLEDEGIIANVVSVPCFDLLLEQDAAYIEKIIDKNTRVYAVEAARGLEYYRFADVVFGMDTFGASGPANDLFKEFGFTIDTLKAKIVADFKK from the coding sequence ATGTCAAAACAATTATTACAAAAACAAGCAGATACTATCAGATTTTTAGCAGCTGATATGGTGCAACAAGCAAATTCAGGACATCCTGGTGCTCCTATGGGACTTGCTGATATTGCAACAGTATTAAGTAAACACTTAAATGTAAATCCAGCTGATGAAAAATGGCTAAACAGAGATAGATTAGTATTTTCAGGTGGTCACGCAACAGGTTTAGTTTACTCTTTATTACATCTTTGGGGATTTGATGTATCAGTAAATGATATGAAAAACTTTAGACAAACTCACTCTAAAACTCCAGGACATCCAGAATATGGACATACTCATGGTATTGAAATTACAACTGGACCATTAGGACAAGGAATTGCAAATGCAGTTGGTTTTGCAATGGCAGGAAAATATGCACAAAATCTTCTTGGTAGTGATGTAATTAATCATAAAGTTTACTGTTTATGTGGAGATGGGGATTTACAAGAAGGAATCTCTTATGAAGCAACTGCGACAGCTGGACATTTAAAACTTGATAATCTTGTAATTATTTATGATTCAAATAATATTACTATTGAGGGTGAAGCTACAATTGCTTGGAGTGAAAATGTTAAAAAAAGATTCCAAGCTATTGATTTTGAAGTTATTGAAATAGATGGACATAATTTTGACCAAATTGATAAAGCTTTAGTTGCTGCTAAATCATCAACACTTCCAGTATTAATTATTGCAAAAACAGCAATTGCTAAAGGTGCAGTAACAATGGAAGGAAGTCATCATTCTCATGGAGCTCCATTAGGTGAAGATGAAATTGCAAAATCTAAAGAAAAAGCAGGATTTAATCCTGAAGAAAAATTCTTTGTACCAGCTGATGTAAAAGGTGCTTTTGATAAATTAATCGTTGGTTCTACTGCTCAAAATGCTTGGATGGAATCACTTTCTGCTGAAACAAAAGCAAAAATTGCTCAATTACAAAATCCAGATTTTGATTCTATTGAATATCCAACTTTTGAAGCTGATTCAAGTGTTGCAACAAGAGATTCAAATCATAAAATCTTAAACGCAATTGCAAAAGCAATTCCAGGATTCTTAGGAGGAAGTGCAGATTTAGCTCCTTCAAATAAAACAGAATTAATGGGAATGGGTGATTTCCCAAATGGAAGAAATATTCATTTTGGTATCAAAGAACATGCAATGGCAGCAATTACAAATGCTATGAACTTATATGGTTTATTTAGAGTTTATTCTGCAACATTTTTTGTTTTTTCTGATTATTTAAAACCAAGTGCAAGAATTGCAGCACTTGCAGGAATTCCTCAACACTTTGTTTGGACACACGATTCTATTGGTGTTGGAGAAGATGGACCAACTCACCAACCAATTGAACATTTATCACAATTTAGAGCATTACCAAATTTCTATACATTTAGACCAGCAGATGCAACAGAAAATGTTGATTCATGGAAAGTAGCTTTAAAAATGAAAGCTCCAACTGCATTTGTTTGTTCAAGACAAGGTTTAAAAGTATTAAAAGATGAAAAAGCTTACGGAAGTGTAGCAAATGGTGCTTATTTATTAAAACAAAGAGAAAATGCAAACATTACTATTATGGCATCTGGTTCTGAGTTAATGTTAGCTTTACAAACAGCTTGTTCTTTAGAAGATGAAGGAATTATTGCAAATGTTGTTTCAGTTCCTTGTTTTGATTTATTATTAGAGCAAGATGCAGCTTATATTGAAAAAATTATTGATAAAAATACAAGAGTTTATGCAGTTGAAGCAGCAAGAGGTTTAGAGTATTATAGATTTGCTGATGTTGTATTTGGAATGGATACATTTGGAGCAAGTGGACCTGCTAATGACTTATTTAAAGAGTTTGGATTTACAATTGATACTTTAAAAGCAAAAATTGTAGCAGACTTCAAAAAATAA
- a CDS encoding arsenate reductase ArsC translates to MSISEKKVLILCTGNSCRSIIAEALINAKLEGISADSSGVRASGRVNPNAKKLLEDKGIWKEEYHSKTIDKVIDNAYDLVVTVCDHANETCPMFPKAVKVIHVGFEDPDGKGFEAFEATYKEIEEILLPKVIEALK, encoded by the coding sequence ATGAGCATTTCAGAAAAAAAAGTTTTAATTTTATGCACAGGAAATTCTTGTAGAAGTATTATCGCTGAAGCCTTAATAAATGCAAAATTAGAAGGAATTAGTGCAGATAGTTCAGGTGTTAGAGCAAGTGGAAGAGTAAATCCAAATGCTAAAAAGTTACTTGAAGATAAAGGGATTTGGAAAGAAGAGTACCATTCAAAAACTATTGATAAAGTAATAGACAATGCTTATGATTTAGTGGTAACTGTTTGTGACCATGCAAATGAAACTTGTCCAATGTTTCCAAAAGCTGTAAAGGTTATTCATGTTGGATTTGAAGACCCAGATGGAAAAGGTTTTGAAGCATTTGAAGCTACATACAAAGAGATAGAAGAAATTTTACTTCCAAAAGTAATAGAGGCTTTAAAATAA
- a CDS encoding tautomerase, producing MPHLQFEINKKVSYESKEIFVNEIRKTFSEVMDTGTDHIAVSLREYDKYNLTIGRADINDDICLMNLDIREGRTIEKRRELALKYMEIVKHNFGIETKNQYITFTEHKGEDFHLVEKYLATWTSGEDPLA from the coding sequence ATGCCACATTTACAGTTTGAAATAAATAAAAAAGTATCATATGAATCAAAAGAGATTTTCGTAAATGAGATAAGAAAAACTTTTAGTGAAGTTATGGATACAGGAACTGACCATATTGCTGTTAGTTTAAGAGAGTATGATAAATATAATCTTACTATTGGAAGAGCTGATATAAACGATGATATATGTTTGATGAATCTTGATATTAGGGAAGGGCGAACAATTGAGAAAAGAAGAGAGTTGGCTTTAAAATATATGGAGATTGTAAAACACAATTTTGGAATAGAGACTAAAAATCAATATATAACTTTCACTGAACATAAAGGTGAAGATTTTCATTTAGTTGAAAAATATTTGGCAACTTGGACAAGTGGAGAAGATCCACTTGCTTAG
- a CDS encoding CidA/LrgA family protein, which produces MLRGIIILLVFQFLGECIAKFFALLVPGPVIGMVLLLFFLLLRKGSFVSLDNAVALHLRYLPLLFIPAAMGIITQIDIITKEFWAIFIALFFGTLIALVFAAKFMDFLTSKVNKDEL; this is translated from the coding sequence ATGTTACGAGGAATAATTATTTTATTGGTTTTTCAATTTTTAGGTGAATGTATAGCGAAGTTTTTTGCTCTTTTAGTTCCAGGTCCAGTTATAGGAATGGTTCTATTATTATTCTTTTTATTACTTAGAAAAGGAAGTTTTGTTAGTTTAGATAATGCTGTTGCACTTCATTTAAGATATCTTCCATTACTTTTTATTCCTGCAGCTATGGGAATAATTACTCAAATAGATATTATTACCAAAGAGTTTTGGGCTATATTTATAGCTTTGTTTTTTGGAACATTAATAGCTTTAGTTTTTGCTGCTAAATTTATGGATTTTTTAACTTCAAAGGTGAATAAAGATGAATTATGA
- a CDS encoding arsenate reductase ArsC, producing the protein MKTKVLFVCSANTTRSQMAQALLRKFGGEDFEVDSAGINPGVLNPLAVEVIKEDENMDISSYTTNKVMDYFKEGRHYHYVITVCDEAAKEPCPIFPSLDGVLHWNITSPASNGSDEEKKAKIRVSKDEIKTNILKFIELVKNQHIKDGFPESWQLNK; encoded by the coding sequence TTGAAAACAAAAGTTTTATTTGTTTGTAGTGCTAACACAACAAGAAGCCAAATGGCTCAAGCATTATTAAGAAAATTTGGTGGAGAAGATTTTGAAGTGGATAGTGCTGGAATAAATCCAGGTGTACTAAATCCTTTAGCCGTTGAAGTGATTAAAGAAGATGAGAATATGGATATTTCTTCTTATACTACAAATAAAGTGATGGATTATTTTAAAGAAGGACGACATTATCATTATGTGATAACTGTTTGTGATGAAGCTGCAAAAGAACCTTGTCCAATTTTTCCTAGTCTTGATGGAGTATTACACTGGAATATTACAAGTCCAGCAAGTAATGGAAGTGATGAAGAGAAAAAAGCAAAAATTAGAGTATCAAAAGATGAGATAAAAACAAATATTCTAAAATTTATTGAGTTAGTAAAAAATCAACATATAAAAGATGGATTTCCAGAATCTTGGCAATTAAATAAATAA
- a CDS encoding arsenic transporter: MLIASLIFIVTLIFVIWQPRGLQIGTTAILGAITALIFQVVNFDDVLAVTNIVWDATLAFIGIIILSMVLDEIGFFEWAALKMAKFSNGNGMLMFIYSILLGAFVSALFANDGAALILTPILLAKMRILQLNMKTIVAFLLAGGFISDSASLPFVFSNLTNIVTANYFSIGFVEYFLNMIVPFIVSVVVSTLFLWLLLRKDIPKFVDITLLKEPKSVIKNMNLFYFSWIFLGVLLAGYFVGDAYNLPISIFALGGAIIFLIIATISKTVKPKHIIKEAPWQVVWFSIGLYIVVYGLKNAGLTDYLTIILKDLASRGDTIAILGTGFIAAFLSAIMNNMPTVMIMDIALIDIPNQALAYANIIGCNLGPKMTPFGSLATLLWLHVLAKKGVKISFWQYSKFGLIITPPVLFIVLLAV; this comes from the coding sequence ATGTTAATTGCAAGTTTGATTTTTATAGTTACTTTAATATTTGTTATTTGGCAACCACGTGGTTTACAAATAGGAACAACTGCAATTTTAGGTGCAATTACTGCTTTGATTTTTCAAGTTGTAAATTTTGATGACGTACTTGCTGTAACAAATATAGTTTGGGATGCAACTTTAGCATTTATTGGAATTATTATTTTATCTATGGTTTTAGATGAAATTGGATTTTTTGAGTGGGCAGCACTTAAAATGGCAAAGTTTTCAAATGGAAATGGAATGTTGATGTTTATCTATTCTATTTTATTGGGAGCATTTGTTTCAGCACTTTTTGCAAATGATGGGGCAGCGTTAATCTTAACTCCAATTTTGTTAGCAAAAATGAGAATTTTACAACTAAATATGAAAACAATAGTTGCTTTTTTACTTGCAGGTGGATTTATAAGTGATAGTGCTTCTTTACCATTTGTATTTTCAAATCTAACAAATATCGTAACGGCAAACTATTTTAGTATTGGATTTGTTGAATACTTTTTAAATATGATAGTTCCATTTATTGTGAGTGTTGTTGTTTCAACACTATTTTTATGGTTACTTTTACGAAAAGATATTCCAAAATTTGTGGATATTACTTTATTAAAAGAGCCAAAAAGTGTTATAAAAAATATGAATTTATTCTATTTTTCATGGATATTTTTAGGAGTACTTTTAGCTGGATATTTTGTAGGAGATGCTTACAATTTACCTATTTCTATTTTTGCTTTAGGTGGGGCAATTATATTTTTAATAATTGCAACTATTTCAAAAACTGTAAAACCAAAACATATTATAAAAGAAGCTCCATGGCAAGTTGTATGGTTTAGTATTGGACTTTATATAGTTGTTTATGGTTTAAAAAATGCAGGATTAACTGATTATTTAACAATTATTTTAAAAGATTTAGCATCAAGAGGTGACACAATTGCAATTCTTGGAACAGGATTTATAGCAGCCTTTTTAAGTGCAATTATGAACAATATGCCAACAGTTATGATTATGGATATTGCTTTAATAGATATTCCAAATCAAGCTTTAGCTTATGCAAATATAATTGGATGTAACCTTGGACCAAAAATGACACCATTTGGTAGCCTTGCTACGCTATTATGGCTTCACGTTTTAGCAAAAAAAGGTGTTAAAATTAGCTTTTGGCAGTATAGTAAATTTGGTTTAATTATTACACCACCAGTGCTATTTATAGTACTTTTAGCAGTTTAA
- a CDS encoding ArsR/SmtB family transcription factor, whose amino-acid sequence MDIFLKTVSALNDETRVKLIKFINIYGKCCVCDLENSFEMIQSRLSRHLKILKEAGFLKLERDGRWAYYSIRTPLDEFRQSCIKEIMTLQIELPTLKKVCEIKE is encoded by the coding sequence ATGGATATATTTTTAAAAACAGTTAGTGCTTTAAATGATGAGACAAGAGTAAAGCTAATTAAGTTTATAAATATTTATGGGAAATGTTGTGTTTGTGATTTGGAAAACTCATTTGAAATGATTCAATCAAGACTTTCACGTCATCTAAAGATTTTAAAAGAAGCTGGTTTTTTAAAACTAGAACGTGATGGAAGATGGGCTTATTATTCTATTCGAACACCACTTGATGAATTTAGACAAAGTTGTATAAAAGAGATAATGACTCTTCAAATAGAGTTACCAACTCTAAAAAAAGTTTGTGAAATTAAGGAATAA
- a CDS encoding gamma-glutamylcyclotransferase family protein, with protein MKETLFVYGTLMPNCPNAHVLENIVGKFVPATVKGKLIDAGWSASMGYPGIRLDAGNDTIHGFLFYSDNLINYWDYLDEFEGQEFERTPVRVERFDEIEVDTYIYTLKSEILEMHEEK; from the coding sequence TTGAAAGAGACACTTTTTGTATATGGAACACTTATGCCAAATTGTCCAAATGCTCATGTTTTAGAAAACATAGTTGGGAAATTTGTCCCAGCAACTGTAAAAGGAAAATTAATTGATGCAGGTTGGAGTGCAAGTATGGGATATCCTGGAATTAGGCTTGATGCTGGAAATGATACGATTCATGGATTTTTATTTTATTCAGATAACTTAATAAACTATTGGGATTATTTAGATGAGTTTGAAGGGCAAGAGTTTGAAAGAACACCTGTAAGAGTAGAAAGATTTGATGAAATTGAAGTGGACACTTATATTTATACTTTAAAATCAGAGATTTTAGAAATGCATGAGGAAAAATAG
- a CDS encoding LrgB family protein, whose protein sequence is MNYEALTNYISSTPLTWLIITLAAFKLGIIIYEKFNKHTLLQPIIIAYVIILSLIVYTNTSFEKYFKSVEIIHFFLGPATVALALPLYKNLKYIKSLFLPIVLTLFIAGVFSIVIAISLLYIFGAHLPTILSMTTKSITAPIAIITSEQIGAIPSLAVGFVLITGIVGALFGTIVFKIFKVKYETSKGFALGLVSHGIGTARAIEISEKAAAFAALAMGLSGVFTAIFLPMVITFFK, encoded by the coding sequence ATGAATTATGAAGCATTAACAAATTATATTAGTTCAACACCACTTACTTGGCTAATTATCACATTAGCGGCTTTTAAACTAGGGATAATAATTTATGAAAAGTTTAATAAACATACTTTATTACAGCCAATTATTATAGCTTATGTGATTATCTTATCTTTGATTGTTTATACAAATACTTCATTTGAAAAATATTTTAAAAGTGTTGAAATAATTCATTTTTTCCTTGGCCCTGCAACTGTTGCACTTGCCCTTCCACTTTATAAAAATTTGAAGTATATAAAATCACTTTTTTTACCAATAGTTTTAACACTTTTTATTGCTGGAGTTTTTTCAATAGTGATTGCAATTAGTTTGCTTTATATTTTTGGAGCACATCTTCCAACGATTTTATCAATGACAACAAAATCTATCACTGCTCCAATTGCAATTATTACGTCAGAACAAATTGGAGCTATTCCTTCACTTGCTGTTGGTTTTGTGTTAATAACTGGAATTGTAGGAGCACTTTTTGGAACTATTGTGTTTAAAATATTCAAAGTAAAATATGAAACTTCAAAAGGTTTTGCTTTAGGACTTGTATCACATGGAATTGGAACAGCAAGAGCTATTGAAATAAGTGAAAAAGCAGCAGCTTTTGCAGCACTTGCAATGGGTTTAAGTGGAGTATTTACTGCTATTTTTCTTCCAATGGTAATTACTTTTTTTAAGTAA
- a CDS encoding sensor histidine kinase yields MRQTKIDEFLELEHHNKELEKRIKEEVAKNREKDKLMFQQAKLASLGEMLGNISHQWRQPLMEINSLFLPIEAKISLGGTLEKEEILEAIDKLNHITRYMSNTIDDFKNFFATDKEKIKFKLLEQINSTINIISGGLKVNNIKLDIIMNKNPELIGYKNDYSQVLINIINNSKDALVERKIENPYIKISIFQEDENIITTVEDNAGGIKVEPIDKIFEPFFTYQKANGSGIGLFMSKLIIENNMNGKLTVKNSSKGAFFKISIPKN; encoded by the coding sequence ATGAGACAAACAAAAATTGATGAATTTTTAGAATTAGAACACCACAATAAAGAGCTTGAAAAAAGAATAAAAGAAGAAGTAGCTAAAAATAGAGAAAAAGATAAGCTTATGTTTCAACAAGCAAAATTGGCTTCTTTGGGGGAAATGTTAGGAAATATTTCCCATCAATGGCGACAACCTTTAATGGAAATCAATTCTCTATTTTTACCTATTGAAGCAAAAATATCTTTAGGTGGAACTTTAGAAAAAGAGGAAATTTTAGAAGCGATTGATAAATTAAATCACATCACGAGATATATGTCAAATACTATTGATGATTTTAAAAACTTTTTTGCAACGGATAAAGAGAAAATAAAATTTAAGTTGCTGGAGCAGATAAATTCAACGATAAATATTATCAGTGGCGGTTTAAAAGTAAACAATATCAAACTTGACATCATAATGAATAAAAATCCTGAATTAATTGGTTATAAAAATGATTATTCACAAGTTTTGATAAATATAATTAATAATTCAAAAGATGCATTAGTTGAAAGAAAAATAGAAAATCCATATATAAAAATCTCAATATTTCAAGAAGATGAAAATATTATTACAACAGTTGAGGATAATGCTGGTGGAATAAAGGTTGAACCAATTGATAAAATATTTGAACCTTTTTTTACTTACCAAAAAGCTAATGGTTCAGGAATTGGACTTTTTATGTCAAAATTAATTATTGAAAATAATATGAATGGTAAATTAACAGTAAAAAATTCTTCAAAGGGTGCTTTTTTTAAGATTTCTATCCCAAAAAACTAA